CACGATGTCGGCGAACGCCGGGTTCGCCGCGAATCCCAATCCCGCGACGATGGACGGCGTGCCGTTGGTGTCGCGCGGGTTCGCCAGGTAGGTGCCGGAGAAGAAGAAGGTCGTGTGCTTGAGCGCCTTGTAGGCCTGCAGGTCGAACAGGATTCCCCAGCCGCCATCGCCCGGTTGGATCGATTGATCGACGGGCTTCGCGACGTTGTTGGTACCGTCGATGTTGGGATACTCGTCCTCGTTGGCATAATCACCGGTCGGCGCCTTGACGCCGATGCCGAGCGACAGGTTGGCGGTGGGATGTTTCTGGAAGTCCATTACCCAGAAGCGGGCCAGCGCGCTGGCGTCGCCGATGCCGCTGGAGTTCTGCTCGCGGCGCGGTCCGAGGGGAGGCTGCGTCGGCGTCGGCAGCGACCAGCTGGCGTTGACGATCGGCACGCTGGCGAACAGCGTGAAGTGCTCGGTGAAGTTGTACGACAGCCCGAAATCGTACAGCTGCTGCGTGTTGACGACGTAGTTGCCGATCGACTCGCGCTGATATTGGAATTTGATGCCGTTGTAGTGATCGTCCGAGGTGAGGCCGCGGTAATTGAAGTTGAACTGCCATTCCCCCTTGATCGGGGCGGTGTTCTCCGACGCGCCGAACACGGGCGCGTTGTTTCGTATGAGGACTCAGCCTTGGGCGAAGCTCGGCTGCGCGGCGTAGAACGGCGCGACGAGCGCGGTGAGGACGGAGCTGAAGCGCAGCGCTTTTTTGAGGAAGGCTGAGGTCATGGGTGGCACCTTTGTCTTTTCGCCGAACCCCGAGGATTTCGTTGCCGCGCCGCGGGACGGCGGCGATTCCGACCCGCGGCGCGGCTATTTCCGGTGGGGGGTGCTCCAACGTAAGGCAAGCTCCATGCCTGGAAATGGGAGGGGTCGCCAGGCCTTTCAGGACTCGGCGAGGCTATCTGTAAACTATTGAAATGGGCTCAGTTAGAGGGCATCTCGCCGCAGGGCTTACCACAGGCCCCGGGTGACCCGTACGCACCGCTTTTCATAGCCCGTATGCAAAGCAGCCGCGGATCATTGGTTATATGCGAAGTGAAGCGGGCCATCAGCAGATTCGGCGGGAACGGAGAGAGCTACTTACTCGGTCGCGCCATGAGCTTCCAGGATCCGGATCACGTCATCGCGCTTCGTGGCACGTGCGGCATAGAGTGGGCTGTGACCCCACTTGTTCCGCAGGTTCACATCGGCTCCGCGGGCAATGAGGAGCTCGATGATCTTCACCTGTCCCTCGACCGCGGCGCCATACAAGGCGGTGCCGCCCTCGGCGTCTCGAGTGTTCACGTCGAGGCCGCTGCGCAGGAAGCGGTCCACGAGCCGGAGGTTGCCGGTGGCCGCCGCGTAGTTGAGGAATTCCGGCGCGTGAGGTCCCGAAGCGAGACGATCCGCGGAAAGGTTCTGCCAGGTGCCATAAGGCACCGCGAGAAGGAGAAGGAGACAGACGGCGACGGTCAGGACGATCCAGCGAGACGCCGAAACGGCTCTTCCACGGAGCATGGCCCACAGGCTGCGCCCGATCACACCGGCGCACCACAGGGCCATGACTCCGGCGCTCGCGAGCAGAAGAAGGATCGGGCCCGAATGAGCCAGGCTGAATCCGACCAGCTGCGGACCGTTCCGCCAGGACAGCAGCGTCTGCTCGTAAACCATCCGCGCCGCGAAATAAGCCGTCCCGGGCGCCGCGACGACCCCGACGACCCGCAACCATACCGGCAGCCGGTCCCGCTCGGTGATCCCCTCTCTCATTCAACACCCGGAGCTTTTCGCATCCTGAAATTGTCCATGGCAGGCGACCCGTAAGCCAGGGTCAGGACGACGCCGCTCAAGAGTCCCGTCGCTTCGGAAAACGCGGTCGCGAGGCCTGACTCAACGGCGGGCGGATGGCGACCGTGGCGCGCCGCGGAACAACCGGGTCAGGCGATGCGCTTCGCCCATCATCCTTGCGCGGGGCGGGTCACCGCCGGAGGGCCGGGAGTCGGCTCGTCGTGGAAGCCGCGGTGGCCCATCTCTCCCCAACGGCGGCGCCGGCCAAGGAAGTCGAAGAAGGCCTTGACCTTGAACAGCGAAAGCAGCTGGCGGAAGCCGATGTTCTCCCAGATCGAGTACCAGGCCAGGCGCGCCAGGTCCTCCCAGCGCGGATAGCGGCGGAAGGAGATCTCCTCCAGCAGCACCGCGGCGATCGACAGGAAGACGCCGTAGAAGATCGCCACCATCAGGAAGAGGACGAAGAACTCGCGGTTCAGAATCCCGAGGAAGTAGGCGGCGATGACGCTGAGGTAGCCGAGCACCTCCACGAAGGGGCCCAGCATCTCGAAGAGCAGGAAGTAG
This window of the Candidatus Polarisedimenticolia bacterium genome carries:
- a CDS encoding ankyrin repeat domain-containing protein — its product is MREGITERDRLPVWLRVVGVVAAPGTAYFAARMVYEQTLLSWRNGPQLVGFSLAHSGPILLLLASAGVMALWCAGVIGRSLWAMLRGRAVSASRWIVLTVAVCLLLLLAVPYGTWQNLSADRLASGPHAPEFLNYAAATGNLRLVDRFLRSGLDVNTRDAEGGTALYGAAVEGQVKIIELLIARGADVNLRNKWGHSPLYAARATKRDDVIRILEAHGATE